The sequence below is a genomic window from Longimicrobium sp..
GGGCGCTCGAACGCGCGGATCTGGGCGTACATCTTCCGCAACACCCTGTGGACGGCGGTGTTGAACTTTCCGTTTCCGCGCGTGCTGGTGGAGCTCGCGTGGAAGCTGTTCGTCAACGGGATCGAAGCCGTGCGGATCGGCCAGCCGCGCCTGGCCGCGTGGGCCCTGGGCTCGTTCCTGCGCGGACTTCCGCGTGCCCTGCGCCTGCGCCGCCCCATGTCGCGCGAGGCGCTGCGGGTGTACGACGTCGTGCGGTTCCGCGAGGTCGCGACGGCCGAGGAGCTCGGCCGGGCGCGGCCGCCGACGGTCCGGGAGCGCCTCCACTGGCTGCGCGAGGTGTGGCTTCGCCGGCCGCGCGCCCGCCCGTTCTGGGACCGCCGCCCGGGACGGCTGGGGCGCTCGGCGTACGTGGTCTCCGACGCGGAAGCCGCCGCCGGCGGCAGGGCGCGGCGAAACCCGGGGACGGGTTCGTGACGCTCCGCCCGGAGCCCCGCGATCCGGCTGCGCCGCCGAGACGCGCCTCGTCGTCGACCCCCCGTTCTGGTGAGCCCATGGCAGACCTGCCGGTGACCGCGGATGCGCCGGCGCTGAAAGGCGAGGTGCGGGAGTTCTGGGACCGCGCCTCCTGCGGCGAGGTGTACGCCCGCGGCGGCACCCTGCGCGAGCAGTACGACAACCACGCCGGGGCCCGCTACCGCCTGGAGCCGTACATCCACCCCTTCGCGCGGTTCGCCGAGGGGCGGGGCCGCGACGTGCTGGAGATCGGCGTAGGCATGGGCGCCGACCACCTGGAATGGGCGAAGGCCGGTCCGGCGTCGCTCTCGGGGATCGACCTGACGCCGCGGGCCATCGAGCACGCGGCAACGCGCCTGGCGCTGCACGGGTTCCGCTCGCGGCTGGAGGTGGCCGACGCGGAGTGCCTGCCCTTCGCCGACGGGTCCTTCGACCTGGTCTACTCGTGGGGCGTCCTGCACCACAGCCCCGACACCGCGCGCGCGGTGCGCGAGGTGTGGCGCGTGCTGCGTCCGGGCGGGAGGGCGCGCGTGATGATCTACCACAAGCACTCCCTGGTGGGGTACATGCTCTGGGCGCGCTACGCGCTCCTGGCCGGGAACGCGCGCCGCACCCTCGACCAGGTGTACGCCGCACACCTGGAGAGCCCCGGGACCAAGGCGTACACCGTGGGAGAGGCGCGGAACCTCTTCCGCGACTTCGCGCGGGTGGAGGCGCGCTCGTGCCTCGCTTTCGGCGACCTGCTGCAGGGCGAGGTGGGGCAGGGCCACCCGGGCGCGCTGCTGAGCGTGGCCAAGCTCCTCTGGCCGCGATGGCTTCTCTCCCGCGTGGCGAAGCGCCTGGGGCTGATGATCCTGATCGAAGCGGAGAAGTAGGCCGACCGGCCGGGCCGCTGCCCGGGCGTGCGTTTACGGGTGAACACGAGGACGAACGAGATGGCGATGCGGTGGGTGGTGGTACAGAACGGCTCATGGCTGGGATACCAGATCCCGCTGGCGCTGGAGGAGGCCGGAAAGCTGGAGGCCGTGGCCACGGACTGGTACTCGCCGCTGGATCGACCGTGGTTCCAGCTGGTGGCGGGCGGCCTTCCCGCCGGGGTGGTCGCCGGCCTGCGCCGGCGCTACCGGGAGGGTGTGCCCTCGCGCAAGGTGCGGTCGTGGCCCGACGGGCCCGTGCGGGTAAAGCTGGGGGGCGCCATGGAGCGCGAAGACTACCGGCTGGGGGTTCGGGGCGGCCGGCTGGCCGCGGCCCGGGGCGCGGCGCTCTTTTCCTTCAGCTACTACGCCTACGGGGCCTTCACGGCCTCCGGCGGCGGGGCGCGACCGCGGCTGCTCCACCAGGTGCACCCGCACCCCGACTCGCTGCGGGCGATCTTCCGCGAGGAGATGGAGCGGACTCCGGAAGCGATGGAGTCCCTCCGCGGGGAGCAGGAGATCTCGGCCACCCCCACGCGGCTGGAGCAGATGTCCGAAGAGCCCCGCATGGCCCACCTGTGCCTCGCCGCGTCGGGGTACACGCGGCGGACGCTGATCGAGAACGGGGTGGACCCTGCCCGGATCCGCGTGGTGCCGTACGGGGTGGACCTGGACGCCTTCGTTCCCCCCGCCGCGCCGCCGGCCGGCCCCTTCCGGGTGCTGTTCGTGGGGCAGATGGTGCAGCGCAAGGGGCTCACCTACCTGTTCGAAGCCTGGAAGCGGCTGGCGCTCCCCAACGCCGAGCTGGTGCTCGCCGGCCGGGGGAGGATGGACGGCCCGCTGCTCGCCCGCTACGGCAGCCTCTTCCGGCGGGAAGCCAGCGTTTCGCCGTCGCGCCTTCGCGAGCTGTACCAGTCCAGCGACGTCTTCTGCATGCCCTCGCTGGCCGAGGGTTCCGGGATGGTGTACCTGGAGTCACTGGCGTGCGGCACTCCCGTGATCGGCACGCCCAACACCGGTGCCGCCGACCTCATCGACGACGGGGAGCAGGGCTTCCTCGTTCCCGTCCGCGACGTGGACGCGCTGGCCGAGCGGCTGCTGTGGTGCTATGAGCACCGGGAAGAGCTCCAGGCCATGCGTGCCGCGGCGCGGATGCGGGCCGAGCGGTTCACCTGGGGCGCCTTCCGGAAGGGCGTGGCCGACATGGTCCTCGAGGCCGAGGCCGGGGCGGGGTAGGGCAGGGGAGGGGCGTTCC
It includes:
- a CDS encoding class I SAM-dependent methyltransferase, which codes for MADLPVTADAPALKGEVREFWDRASCGEVYARGGTLREQYDNHAGARYRLEPYIHPFARFAEGRGRDVLEIGVGMGADHLEWAKAGPASLSGIDLTPRAIEHAATRLALHGFRSRLEVADAECLPFADGSFDLVYSWGVLHHSPDTARAVREVWRVLRPGGRARVMIYHKHSLVGYMLWARYALLAGNARRTLDQVYAAHLESPGTKAYTVGEARNLFRDFARVEARSCLAFGDLLQGEVGQGHPGALLSVAKLLWPRWLLSRVAKRLGLMILIEAEK
- a CDS encoding glycosyltransferase family 4 protein; the protein is MAMRWVVVQNGSWLGYQIPLALEEAGKLEAVATDWYSPLDRPWFQLVAGGLPAGVVAGLRRRYREGVPSRKVRSWPDGPVRVKLGGAMEREDYRLGVRGGRLAAARGAALFSFSYYAYGAFTASGGGARPRLLHQVHPHPDSLRAIFREEMERTPEAMESLRGEQEISATPTRLEQMSEEPRMAHLCLAASGYTRRTLIENGVDPARIRVVPYGVDLDAFVPPAAPPAGPFRVLFVGQMVQRKGLTYLFEAWKRLALPNAELVLAGRGRMDGPLLARYGSLFRREASVSPSRLRELYQSSDVFCMPSLAEGSGMVYLESLACGTPVIGTPNTGAADLIDDGEQGFLVPVRDVDALAERLLWCYEHREELQAMRAAARMRAERFTWGAFRKGVADMVLEAEAGAG